In Xenorhabdus nematophila ATCC 19061, one DNA window encodes the following:
- the pdxH gene encoding pyridoxamine 5'-phosphate oxidase: MPEYNEMTIAELRREYIHGGLRRKDLTKEPIELFELWLKQACDAKLSDPTAMCIATVDEQGQPYQRIVLLKHFDARSLVFYTNLGSRKAKHLAQNNRISLHFPWHQLERQVSFLGKAERLSPTEVMKYFHSRPKDSQIAAWASQQSSRVSARGILEGKFLELKQKFQNGEVPLPSFWGGFRVEFDSVEFWQGGAHRLHDRFLYQREGNGWHVDRLAP; this comes from the coding sequence ATGCCAGAATATAATGAAATGACTATTGCGGAACTACGCCGCGAATATATACATGGCGGGTTAAGGCGAAAAGATCTTACTAAAGAGCCCATTGAGCTTTTCGAACTTTGGTTAAAGCAGGCTTGTGACGCGAAACTCAGTGATCCGACAGCCATGTGCATTGCTACAGTGGATGAGCAGGGGCAGCCCTATCAACGTATCGTTTTGTTAAAACATTTTGATGCCCGCAGTCTGGTTTTTTATACCAATCTTGGTAGTCGTAAGGCAAAACATCTGGCGCAAAATAACCGGATTAGCCTTCATTTTCCATGGCATCAATTGGAACGGCAGGTTAGTTTCCTCGGTAAAGCGGAACGATTATCTCCTACAGAAGTGATGAAATATTTCCATAGTCGTCCAAAAGATAGCCAGATTGCTGCTTGGGCTTCTCAGCAATCTTCCCGGGTCTCAGCCAGAGGCATTTTAGAAGGGAAATTCTTAGAGCTAAAACAAAAATTTCAGAATGGTGAAGTTCCTTTACCCAGTTTCTGGGGAGGGTTCAGAGTCGAATTTGATTCGGTGGAATTTTGGCAAGGTGGTGCTCATCGTCTTCATGATCGTTTTCTGTATCAGCGCGAAGGTAATGGGTGGCATGTTGACCGTTTAGCACCTTAG
- the anmK gene encoding anhydro-N-acetylmuramic acid kinase, with protein sequence MKSGRYIGVMSGTSMDGVDVILAEMSDKVVTQQESYSHPFPQELKQKLLSICQGQQTTLSMVGRFDYELGTLFAEAVQGLLDKAGLTASDITAIGCHGQTVWHEPDGEKPFTMQIGDNNRVAALTNITTVGDFRRRDMAYGGQGAPLVPAFHMAVLGHSTERRIILNIGGIANISALLPNSAVKGYDTGPGNMLMDAWVWRHKQLPYDKDSLWANEGTVNELLLQKMLSDPYFARTAPKSTGREYFNMAWLEKQLADFPEVAPVDVQTTLSELTVVSIAQQVMLSGGCERLLVCGGGAHNPRVMNRLSTLLPNTEVTTTDKYGLSGDDMEALAFAWLAFRTMSGLSGNLPSVTGADRETILGAIYPVVR encoded by the coding sequence ATGAAGTCAGGGCGTTATATTGGTGTTATGTCTGGCACCAGCATGGATGGAGTAGATGTTATTCTGGCGGAAATGAGTGATAAAGTTGTTACTCAACAAGAGAGTTATAGTCATCCTTTCCCGCAGGAATTGAAGCAAAAATTGCTTTCTATTTGTCAGGGGCAGCAGACAACGTTATCTATGGTGGGAAGATTTGATTATGAGTTAGGGACTCTTTTTGCAGAAGCAGTACAGGGATTGTTGGATAAAGCGGGATTGACAGCAAGTGATATTACAGCCATCGGCTGTCATGGGCAGACCGTGTGGCATGAGCCGGATGGTGAAAAACCTTTTACCATGCAAATTGGTGACAATAACCGCGTTGCAGCACTCACCAATATTACAACAGTCGGGGATTTCAGACGACGCGATATGGCTTATGGTGGTCAAGGTGCGCCATTGGTACCAGCATTCCATATGGCGGTACTCGGGCATTCAACAGAAAGACGCATCATTCTGAATATTGGTGGGATTGCAAATATCTCCGCGCTTCTGCCCAATTCTGCGGTTAAAGGATATGATACCGGACCGGGCAATATGTTGATGGATGCCTGGGTATGGCGGCATAAACAATTACCTTATGATAAAGACTCATTATGGGCTAATGAAGGCACTGTCAATGAGCTTTTACTTCAGAAAATGCTTTCAGATCCTTATTTCGCACGCACTGCACCAAAAAGTACAGGGCGAGAATATTTTAATATGGCATGGTTGGAAAAACAGCTGGCTGATTTTCCTGAAGTTGCCCCGGTGGATGTTCAGACTACATTGTCTGAATTAACAGTTGTCAGTATTGCCCAGCAAGTCATGTTAAGCGGTGGGTGTGAACGCCTTCTGGTTTGTGGCGGTGGGGCGCATAATCCGCGTGTGATGAACCGATTATCAACTTTATTGCCAAATACTGAAGTTACAACAACAGATAAATATGGTTTGAGTGGTGATGATATGGAAGCGTTGGCATTTGCCTGGCTGGCATTCCGAACTATGTCTGGATTATCGGGTAATTTGCCATCAGTGACAGGTGCGGACAGGGAAACAATTTTAGGCGCAATTTATCCTGTAGTTAGATAA